From a region of the Basfia succiniciproducens genome:
- a CDS encoding chorismate mutase: MALDLSEIRQQITQIDRSLLKLLSERHRLAFDVVRSKEITQKPLRDEKREQQLLQELINFSENENYQLEPQYITQIFQKIIEDSVLTQQVYLQKKLNEQREQSIHIAFLGKRGSYSHLAARSYATRYQEQLIELSCSSFEQIFEKVSSGEADYGVLPLENTTSGSINEVYDLLQHTDLSLVGELTYPIKHCVLVNGQDDLSKIDTLYSHPQVIQQCSQFIRSLNKVHIEFCESSSHAMQLVSSLNKPNIAALGNEDGGHLYGLTVLRSNIANQENNITRFIVIARKAITVSSQIHTKTLLLMTTGQEAGSLVDALTVFKKYQIKMTKLESRPIYGKPWEEMFYLEIEANTNHPDTQAALEELRQYSTYLKVLGCYPSEIVKPVDVR; encoded by the coding sequence ATGGCTCTTGATTTAAGTGAAATTCGCCAACAAATCACGCAGATTGACCGTAGTTTGTTGAAATTATTATCGGAACGTCATCGTCTTGCTTTTGATGTCGTTCGTAGCAAAGAGATAACGCAAAAACCTTTACGTGATGAAAAACGGGAACAACAACTTTTACAAGAACTGATTAATTTTTCCGAAAACGAAAATTACCAGTTAGAACCTCAATATATCACTCAAATTTTCCAAAAAATTATTGAAGACTCCGTACTCACCCAACAGGTTTATTTACAAAAAAAACTGAATGAACAAAGAGAGCAGAGTATTCACATCGCTTTTTTAGGTAAACGCGGATCTTATTCACATTTAGCCGCACGAAGTTATGCAACCCGTTATCAGGAACAATTAATTGAATTAAGCTGCAGCTCTTTCGAACAGATCTTTGAAAAGGTCAGTTCCGGCGAAGCGGATTACGGTGTATTGCCTTTGGAAAACACCACATCCGGCTCAATCAACGAAGTTTATGATTTACTGCAACATACGGATCTATCGCTTGTGGGCGAACTCACATATCCGATTAAACATTGCGTATTGGTTAACGGGCAGGATGATTTGAGCAAAATCGATACCTTATACAGCCATCCGCAGGTTATTCAGCAATGCAGCCAGTTTATTCGCAGTTTAAATAAAGTACATATTGAATTTTGCGAAAGCAGTTCTCATGCAATGCAGTTGGTTTCCAGTTTAAATAAACCGAATATCGCCGCATTAGGCAATGAAGACGGCGGACATTTATATGGATTGACGGTGTTAAGAAGCAATATCGCGAATCAGGAAAACAATATTACACGCTTTATTGTTATTGCCCGCAAAGCTATTACCGTATCGTCGCAAATCCATACAAAAACTTTATTATTAATGACTACCGGACAGGAAGCCGGCTCATTAGTCGATGCGTTAACCGTGTTTAAAAAGTATCAAATTAAAATGACTAAATTAGAGTCTCGCCCGATTTACGGTAAGCCGTGGGAAGAAATGTTTTACCTGGAAATTGAAGCCAATACTAACCATCCGGATACTCAAGCGGCGCTGGAGGAACTTAGACAATACAGCACTTATTTAAAAGTATTGGGCTGTTATCCAAGTGAAATCGTCAAACCGGTGGATGTAAGATAA
- the lpxC gene encoding UDP-3-O-acyl-N-acetylglucosamine deacetylase, whose amino-acid sequence MIKQRTLKQSIKVTGVGLHSGNKVTLKLRPAPINTGIVYCRTDLTPPVYFPADATAVRDTMLCTALVNDQGVRISTVEHLNSALAGLGLDNVIIEVDAPEVPIMDGSASPFVYLLLDAGIEEQDAAKKFIRVKQKIRVEDGDKWAEISPYNGFRLNFTIDFNHPAISKNLSNYTLEFSAQKFVQQISRARTFAFMKDIEYLQSQGLALGGSLDNAIVLDNYRVLNEDGLRFKDELVRHKMLDAIGDLFMAGYNILGDFKAYKSGHGLNNKLLRALLANQEAWEFVTFEDKEKVPQGYAIPSQVLI is encoded by the coding sequence ATGATTAAACAAAGAACATTAAAGCAAAGTATTAAAGTAACAGGCGTGGGATTACATAGCGGTAATAAAGTTACGCTGAAGTTACGCCCGGCGCCTATTAATACAGGAATTGTTTATTGTCGAACAGACTTGACTCCGCCGGTTTATTTCCCGGCAGATGCAACGGCTGTGCGCGATACTATGCTTTGTACCGCTCTAGTCAACGATCAAGGCGTGCGTATTTCAACTGTCGAACACTTAAATTCCGCATTGGCAGGTTTAGGTTTAGACAACGTGATTATTGAAGTTGACGCGCCTGAAGTGCCGATTATGGACGGTAGCGCAAGTCCGTTTGTTTATCTTTTATTAGATGCGGGCATCGAAGAGCAGGATGCCGCGAAGAAATTTATTCGTGTAAAACAAAAAATTCGCGTGGAAGACGGTGATAAATGGGCTGAAATTTCACCATACAACGGTTTCCGTTTGAATTTTACCATTGATTTTAATCATCCGGCGATTAGTAAAAATTTAAGTAATTATACTTTAGAGTTTTCGGCACAAAAATTTGTTCAACAAATCAGCCGGGCAAGAACTTTCGCCTTTATGAAAGATATTGAGTATTTACAGTCTCAAGGCTTAGCGCTGGGTGGCAGCTTGGATAATGCCATTGTGCTGGACAATTATCGCGTATTAAATGAAGATGGTTTACGCTTTAAGGATGAGCTTGTTCGCCACAAAATGTTAGATGCTATCGGTGATTTATTTATGGCGGGTTATAATATTTTAGGTGACTTCAAAGCGTATAAATCCGGGCACGGTTTAAACAATAAACTGTTACGCGCATTATTGGCGAATCAAGAGGCATGGGAATTCGTTACATTTGAAGATAAAGAAAAAGTACCGCAAGGTTATGCTATTCCGTCTCAAGTGTTGATTTAA
- the ftsZ gene encoding cell division protein FtsZ, with amino-acid sequence MFEPVEYGFDDEIGRTLIKVVGVGGGGGNAVNHMVNNMIHNGGTLVGENSMTSDEHGEIIFYAVNTDAQALRKSIVQQTVQIGAATTKGLGAGANPNVGRKAAEDDQEAIRAMLEGADMVFIAAGMGGGTGTGAAPIVAQVAKELGILTVAVVTKPFSFEGKKRMAFAELGIKELSKHVDSLIIIPNEKLLKVLGKTTTLVQAFSAVNDILRNAVTGISDMITSPGLINVDFADVRTVMSEMGRAMMGAGIAQGAASDGRAEKAAQDAVASPLLEDVDLSGARGVLVNITAGMDLGLDEFYAVGDTIRAFASDEATVVVGTTLIPEMSDEIRVTIVATGIGDIDEPAATLAPVAQRPVTGATPNPNQPGQAPQQPTTQPEQPARPTSFGNNNDLFKPAFLRGDK; translated from the coding sequence ATGTTTGAACCTGTTGAATATGGATTTGACGATGAAATCGGTCGTACACTGATTAAAGTTGTTGGTGTCGGCGGCGGTGGCGGCAATGCTGTGAATCATATGGTTAATAATATGATTCATAATGGCGGGACCCTCGTCGGTGAAAACTCAATGACAAGTGATGAACATGGCGAGATTATTTTCTATGCGGTGAATACTGATGCTCAAGCTTTACGTAAAAGTATTGTACAGCAAACGGTTCAAATCGGTGCCGCAACGACGAAAGGTCTTGGTGCGGGCGCAAATCCTAATGTAGGACGTAAAGCCGCCGAGGATGACCAAGAAGCGATTCGTGCTATGCTGGAAGGTGCCGATATGGTATTTATTGCAGCCGGAATGGGTGGCGGTACGGGTACGGGTGCCGCGCCGATTGTTGCTCAGGTTGCAAAAGAATTAGGTATTCTCACTGTTGCCGTGGTAACCAAACCTTTCTCTTTTGAAGGTAAAAAACGTATGGCATTTGCGGAACTTGGTATTAAAGAATTGTCTAAGCACGTAGATTCGTTAATTATTATTCCTAATGAAAAATTATTGAAAGTATTAGGCAAAACAACTACTTTAGTGCAAGCGTTCTCTGCGGTAAATGATATTTTACGCAATGCGGTAACCGGTATTTCGGATATGATTACCTCTCCCGGTTTAATTAACGTAGACTTTGCGGATGTACGTACGGTAATGTCGGAAATGGGGCGCGCAATGATGGGCGCCGGGATCGCACAAGGTGCGGCAAGTGACGGACGTGCGGAAAAAGCGGCACAAGATGCGGTGGCAAGCCCGTTATTAGAAGATGTGGATTTATCCGGTGCCAGAGGTGTACTTGTTAATATTACCGCCGGTATGGATTTAGGTTTAGACGAGTTTTACGCAGTAGGCGATACAATTCGCGCATTTGCTTCCGATGAAGCGACCGTTGTGGTGGGTACAACTTTAATTCCTGAAATGTCGGATGAAATTCGCGTAACTATTGTTGCAACCGGGATTGGCGATATTGACGAACCGGCAGCAACATTAGCACCGGTCGCTCAACGACCTGTAACCGGAGCGACTCCTAATCCAAACCAACCGGGTCAAGCGCCTCAACAACCGACAACGCAACCGGAGCAGCCGGCCAGACCGACAAGCTTCGGTAATAATAATGATTTATTTAAACCTGCGTTTTTACGCGGCGACAAATAA
- the ftsA gene encoding cell division protein FtsA yields the protein MAKIVESKTIVGLEVGTSKVVAVVGEVLPDGVVNVLGVGSCPSKGIDKGSITDLAAVVNSIQRAIEAAESVADCQIMSVTLAITGEHIQSLNESGFVPIADGEVTQDEIDQAMHTASSVKLPEGLSLLHVIPQEYAVDKQQNIKNPLGLQGVRLKAQAHLIAGHQAWVNNLQKAVETCGLKVDQVVFSGLASTYSVLTEDEKDLGVCLIDFGGGSMDIMVYTNGALRYSKVVPYGGNTITDFVAQSLTTSRNEAESIKINYGSAFMPSAELLEQFAKKKIEVAGLGGGAPRTFTKAQVVEVTSRCYHDLLQVVENELTQLRNELAMRGIKQELIAGFVLTGGSSQMTDIAKCATDIFESHVRVGYPLNITGLTDYVNKPQYATVLGLLQYSHHNEEESTQMFGGSASESSFLGSIFEKCKKIANKVKSEF from the coding sequence ATGGCAAAAATTGTGGAATCAAAAACTATTGTTGGATTAGAAGTCGGTACTTCTAAAGTCGTCGCTGTTGTAGGTGAAGTGTTACCTGACGGCGTGGTTAATGTTTTGGGCGTCGGCAGTTGTCCGTCCAAAGGAATTGATAAAGGAAGTATAACGGATTTAGCTGCGGTAGTGAATTCCATTCAGCGCGCTATTGAAGCTGCGGAGTCGGTTGCGGATTGCCAGATTATGTCAGTAACTCTTGCCATTACCGGTGAGCATATTCAAAGTTTGAACGAAAGCGGTTTTGTGCCTATTGCCGATGGTGAAGTAACACAGGATGAAATCGACCAGGCTATGCATACGGCAAGTTCGGTGAAATTGCCGGAAGGTCTTTCGCTGCTTCATGTTATTCCGCAAGAATATGCGGTAGACAAACAACAAAATATTAAAAATCCTTTAGGATTGCAAGGTGTGCGATTAAAAGCGCAGGCACACTTAATTGCCGGACACCAGGCTTGGGTAAATAATTTACAAAAAGCGGTAGAAACCTGCGGATTAAAAGTGGATCAGGTTGTTTTTTCCGGTTTAGCGTCCACATATTCCGTATTAACCGAAGATGAAAAAGATTTAGGTGTTTGCCTCATTGATTTTGGCGGCGGTTCCATGGATATTATGGTCTATACCAACGGCGCATTACGTTATAGTAAAGTTGTACCTTACGGCGGTAATACTATTACGGATTTTGTTGCTCAAAGCCTGACAACTTCCCGTAATGAAGCGGAAAGTATTAAAATTAATTACGGTAGTGCATTTATGCCGTCGGCAGAGCTCCTCGAGCAGTTTGCTAAGAAAAAAATTGAGGTGGCGGGATTAGGCGGTGGCGCACCAAGAACTTTTACCAAAGCTCAAGTGGTTGAAGTAACGTCTCGTTGCTACCATGACTTGCTACAGGTAGTTGAAAACGAACTGACACAATTACGTAACGAATTGGCTATGCGGGGGATTAAACAAGAGTTAATCGCAGGTTTTGTGTTAACCGGTGGCAGTTCTCAAATGACGGATATTGCTAAATGTGCAACGGATATTTTTGAATCTCATGTCCGTGTGGGTTATCCGTTGAATATTACGGGCTTGACAGATTATGTAAATAAACCGCAATATGCTACAGTGTTAGGATTATTGCAATATAGCCATCATAACGAAGAAGAAAGCACGCAAATGTTTGGTGGAAGCGCTTCGGAAAGTAGTTTTTTAGGCTCAATTTTTGAAAAATGCAAAAAAATTGCAAATAAAGTGAAGTCAGAATTTTGA
- a CDS encoding cell division protein FtsQ/DivIB: MSVVKRKTTQKKIKLAEPKTRVFLQVKPLLVLCCVGLLYFAYINWQTLLDKLDSKPISSFALVGTPQYTTNADVRDMILKMGELKGFFGQDVDVIREQIESMPWIKGAVVRKIWPDRLSIWVAEYAPVAFWNSEDFVSLDGVVFKLPKDRLKNDNLPRLYGPDYQSLAVLDAWKQIFNELKSKGITLKAVSIDERGSWEIVVENDITLKLGRGEWKSKIDRFMTIYPQVEIPENKKIAYIDLRYKVGAAVSFADIN, translated from the coding sequence ATGTCTGTGGTAAAACGCAAAACGACACAAAAAAAAATAAAGCTTGCAGAACCGAAAACAAGAGTTTTCTTACAAGTTAAACCTTTGCTTGTGCTATGTTGTGTCGGGTTGCTTTATTTTGCTTATATTAACTGGCAAACATTGCTGGACAAACTTGATAGCAAACCTATTAGTTCTTTTGCGTTAGTCGGCACGCCGCAATATACAACAAATGCGGATGTTCGTGATATGATTCTGAAAATGGGAGAGCTAAAAGGCTTTTTCGGGCAGGATGTTGATGTCATTAGAGAACAAATTGAATCAATGCCTTGGATTAAAGGTGCGGTTGTGCGCAAAATTTGGCCCGATAGATTAAGCATTTGGGTGGCGGAATATGCACCGGTTGCTTTTTGGAATTCCGAAGATTTTGTTTCTCTTGATGGTGTAGTTTTTAAACTGCCCAAGGATAGATTAAAAAATGATAATTTACCCCGGTTATACGGACCCGATTATCAAAGTTTAGCCGTATTGGATGCGTGGAAACAAATTTTCAACGAACTTAAATCTAAAGGGATTACACTTAAAGCGGTGTCTATTGATGAGCGGGGTTCTTGGGAGATCGTAGTAGAAAATGATATAACCTTGAAATTAGGTCGCGGAGAATGGAAGTCTAAGATAGACAGGTTTATGACAATTTATCCGCAAGTGGAAATCCCGGAAAATAAAAAAATTGCATATATTGATTTAAGATATAAAGTAGGTGCTGCGGTCAGTTTTGCTGATATAAATTAA
- a CDS encoding D-alanine--D-alanine ligase, with protein sequence MKPLKEQKIAVLLGGTSAEREVSLTSGNAVLTALRNQGYDAHPIDPKEYPVAQLKEQGFERAFNILHGRGGEDGVIQGVLEQIGLPYTGCGVMTSALTMDKMRTKMLWKGFGLPIADMEIVTRDTVDELNPLEVVERLGLPLMVKPSREGSSVGLTKVNAVEELKNAVDLALTHDDTVLIEEWLSGIEMTVPVLDDQVLPAVQIIPEGEFYDYDAKYISDNTRYICPAPMSEESLQELQKLVKRAYDVVGCRGWSRIDVMTDANGNFRLVEVNTTPGMTSHSLFPKSAAAVGYSFEQLVVKILELSA encoded by the coding sequence ATGAAACCATTAAAAGAACAAAAAATCGCAGTTTTATTAGGCGGAACCTCTGCCGAACGTGAAGTTTCTCTTACTTCGGGAAATGCCGTACTTACGGCATTGCGCAACCAAGGTTATGATGCCCACCCGATCGATCCGAAAGAATATCCTGTAGCTCAACTCAAAGAGCAGGGATTTGAGCGGGCGTTTAATATTCTTCACGGACGAGGCGGGGAAGACGGCGTTATTCAAGGCGTCTTAGAACAAATCGGGCTGCCTTATACCGGCTGCGGCGTAATGACTTCCGCATTAACTATGGATAAAATGCGTACTAAAATGCTTTGGAAAGGGTTCGGCTTACCTATTGCGGACATGGAAATCGTTACTCGCGATACAGTGGACGAACTTAATCCCCTTGAGGTTGTCGAACGTCTCGGGTTACCGTTAATGGTAAAACCTTCCAGGGAAGGGTCAAGTGTCGGTTTGACAAAAGTTAATGCCGTCGAAGAATTAAAAAACGCGGTGGATTTAGCCTTAACCCATGATGACACTGTACTTATTGAAGAATGGTTGAGTGGCATTGAAATGACGGTGCCCGTATTGGATGATCAAGTATTACCTGCGGTACAGATTATTCCTGAAGGCGAATTTTATGACTATGATGCAAAATATATTTCGGATAATACCCGGTATATTTGTCCGGCTCCGATGAGCGAGGAAAGCTTACAGGAATTACAAAAATTAGTAAAACGCGCTTATGATGTAGTGGGGTGCCGCGGCTGGAGCCGTATTGATGTGATGACCGATGCAAACGGTAATTTCCGTCTTGTTGAAGTAAATACAACACCGGGTATGACAAGTCATAGCTTATTTCCGAAATCTGCCGCAGCAGTAGGTTATTCATTTGAACAACTTGTGGTAAAAATTTTGGAGCTTAGCGCTTAA
- the murC gene encoding UDP-N-acetylmuramate--L-alanine ligase, with amino-acid sequence MINAKKEFQQRVRNMIPGMRRVHQIHFVGIGGAGMGGIAEVLLNEGYAVTGSDIAESAVTNRLISLGAKIHFSHAASNVDNASVVVVSSAIKADNVEVVAAHEKRIPVIQRAQMLAEIMRFRHGIAVAGTHGKTTTTAMISMIYAQAGLDPTFVNGGLVKSAGTNAHLGCSRYLIAEADESDASFLHLQPMVSVVTNIEPDHMDTYHGDFDEMKRTYVNFLHNLPFYGLSVMCADDPVLLELIPQVGRPVITYGFSEEADYRIENYEQTGFQGHYSVITPAGERIDVLLNVPGKHNALNATAALAVAKEEGIENEAILAALADFQGAGRRFDQLGSFIRPNGKVMLVDDYGHHPTEVNVTIQAARKGWENKRIVMIFQPHRYSRTRDLFDDFVRVLSQVDLLIMLDVYPAGESPIAGADSRSLCRSIRNLGQVDPILVTDTAELPEIMDRVLQDGDLVLAQGAGNVSKLSRQLVELWTKA; translated from the coding sequence ATGATTAATGCTAAAAAAGAATTTCAACAACGTGTCCGGAATATGATTCCGGGTATGCGTCGCGTACATCAAATTCATTTTGTTGGAATTGGCGGTGCCGGTATGGGCGGTATTGCCGAAGTTTTATTAAATGAAGGATATGCGGTAACCGGTTCTGATATTGCCGAAAGTGCGGTTACAAATCGCTTAATTTCTTTAGGAGCGAAAATTCATTTTTCTCACGCGGCGTCAAATGTGGATAATGCAAGCGTTGTGGTGGTTTCCAGTGCTATTAAAGCGGATAACGTCGAAGTAGTGGCGGCTCATGAAAAACGTATCCCGGTTATTCAACGGGCGCAAATGTTAGCTGAGATTATGCGTTTTCGTCATGGTATTGCGGTTGCCGGCACTCACGGGAAAACGACAACAACTGCAATGATTTCAATGATTTATGCACAAGCCGGGCTTGATCCGACATTTGTCAACGGCGGATTGGTTAAATCGGCGGGGACAAATGCTCATTTAGGCTGCAGTCGTTATTTGATTGCCGAAGCGGATGAAAGCGACGCTTCATTCCTGCATTTACAGCCAATGGTTTCCGTAGTAACCAATATCGAACCGGATCATATGGATACTTATCACGGCGATTTTGATGAGATGAAACGCACTTATGTGAATTTTTTACATAATTTGCCTTTCTACGGTTTATCAGTGATGTGTGCCGATGATCCGGTATTGTTGGAGCTTATTCCTCAAGTCGGTCGCCCGGTTATTACCTATGGTTTCAGTGAAGAAGCCGATTATCGCATTGAAAATTATGAACAAACCGGCTTTCAGGGACATTACAGCGTGATTACACCAGCCGGCGAACGGATTGATGTGTTACTTAACGTACCCGGCAAACATAATGCCTTGAACGCTACCGCTGCGTTAGCCGTTGCCAAAGAAGAAGGTATTGAAAATGAAGCGATTCTTGCCGCATTAGCGGACTTCCAGGGAGCAGGACGCCGTTTTGATCAATTGGGGTCATTTATCCGACCTAACGGCAAAGTGATGCTGGTTGACGATTACGGGCATCACCCGACTGAAGTAAACGTAACTATTCAGGCAGCACGTAAAGGCTGGGAAAATAAGCGTATCGTTATGATTTTCCAACCTCATCGCTATAGCCGTACCCGTGACTTATTCGACGATTTCGTAAGGGTTCTGTCGCAAGTTGATCTACTGATTATGTTAGACGTTTATCCTGCCGGCGAATCACCGATTGCCGGTGCGGACAGTCGTTCTTTATGCCGTTCGATTCGTAATTTAGGTCAGGTAGATCCTATTTTGGTTACGGATACCGCCGAATTGCCTGAAATAATGGACAGAGTTTTGCAAGACGGCGATTTGGTACTTGCACAAGGTGCGGGTAACGTCAGCAAATTGTCCCGTCAGCTGGTCGAGCTTTGGACAAAAGCATAA
- the murG gene encoding undecaprenyldiphospho-muramoylpentapeptide beta-N-acetylglucosaminyltransferase yields MAGGTGGHVFPAIAVAQYLQKQGWDICWLGTKDRMEAQLVPKHGIPIEFIRISGLRGKGIKALLGAPFAICRAIMQARKIILRQKPDAVLGMGGYVSGPGGVAAKLCGVPVILHEQNAVAGLTNVWLSKIAKRVLQAFPTAFPNAEVVGNPVRQDLFSMPDPEQRFAERTGKLRVLVVGGSQGARVLNLTVPEMAARLTDKLEIRHQVGAGSVEKITALYEEKGALSADVKITEFIDNMAEAYAWADIVICRSGALTVCELAAVGTPAIFVPFRHKDQQQYLNAKYLADVGAAKIVQQAELNADVLVDLLTNLDREQLLAMAIKAKQMSAPFAAQQVAEVIIENAN; encoded by the coding sequence ATGGCCGGCGGTACGGGCGGTCATGTTTTTCCGGCAATTGCAGTTGCTCAATATTTACAAAAACAGGGTTGGGATATTTGCTGGCTGGGGACTAAGGATAGAATGGAAGCCCAGTTAGTGCCAAAACACGGTATTCCTATTGAGTTTATTCGAATTTCGGGGTTGCGCGGTAAAGGTATCAAGGCGTTATTGGGCGCACCTTTTGCTATTTGTCGTGCTATAATGCAGGCACGCAAGATTATTTTACGGCAAAAACCCGATGCGGTACTCGGTATGGGCGGATATGTTTCCGGTCCGGGCGGCGTAGCGGCAAAACTTTGCGGCGTACCCGTTATTTTGCACGAGCAAAATGCGGTGGCGGGGTTAACCAATGTTTGGCTGTCAAAAATTGCGAAACGTGTTTTGCAGGCTTTTCCGACGGCGTTTCCGAATGCCGAAGTGGTGGGTAATCCGGTTCGGCAGGATTTATTTTCCATGCCGGATCCCGAACAGCGTTTTGCCGAGCGTACAGGGAAACTTCGCGTATTGGTGGTGGGAGGCAGTCAAGGTGCCCGAGTATTAAATTTAACCGTGCCGGAAATGGCTGCTCGATTGACTGATAAGTTAGAAATTCGTCATCAGGTCGGTGCCGGTTCCGTAGAAAAAATTACCGCACTTTATGAAGAAAAAGGTGCGTTAAGTGCGGATGTAAAAATCACCGAATTTATTGATAATATGGCGGAAGCCTATGCTTGGGCGGATATTGTCATTTGTCGTTCGGGTGCATTAACGGTGTGCGAACTTGCCGCCGTGGGTACGCCGGCGATTTTTGTTCCGTTCCGGCATAAGGATCAGCAACAATATTTAAATGCGAAATATTTAGCGGATGTGGGTGCGGCAAAAATCGTGCAACAAGCAGAATTAAACGCCGACGTATTAGTGGATTTGTTAACTAATTTAGATCGTGAACAATTATTAGCGATGGCAATTAAAGCGAAACAAATGTCGGCGCCTTTTGCCGCGCAACAGGTGGCTGAAGTAATCATTGAAAATGCAAATTAA
- the ftsW gene encoding putative lipid II flippase FtsW, producing the protein MHIFSKIKAGYQRWTTLTPTNLLYDRSLLWLFIILLFIGFVMVTSASIPVGTRLFDDPFYFAKRDAMYVILSMGICYYFIKVPMANWESWHKRVFILALILLILVLIPGIGKSVNGARRWIPMVLFNFQPAEFAKLALICFLSGYFTRRYDEVRSRKLSAAKPLIVMGFLGTFLILQPDLGSTVVLFVITFGLLFVVGAHIMQFLVLAATGGFLFVVLVLSSAYRMKRITGFMDPFKDPYGTGFQLSNSLMAFGRGEFTGEGLGNSIQKLEYLPEAHTDFVMAVVGEEFGFAGITVMIILLALLVFRAMKIGRESLQLEQRFKGFFAFGISFWIFFQGFVNLGMSLGLLPTKGLTFPLVSYGGSSLVIMAISIAILLRIDHENRLMRGGHARLKDD; encoded by the coding sequence ATGCATATTTTTAGTAAAATTAAAGCCGGTTATCAGCGCTGGACTACATTAACACCGACTAATTTGTTATATGACCGATCTTTGTTGTGGTTATTTATCATTTTATTGTTTATCGGATTTGTCATGGTCACGTCCGCTTCAATTCCCGTGGGCACTCGTTTGTTTGACGACCCTTTTTATTTTGCTAAGCGCGATGCCATGTATGTTATTCTTTCCATGGGTATTTGTTATTATTTTATTAAAGTACCGATGGCAAACTGGGAATCATGGCACAAACGTGTGTTTATTCTCGCGTTAATTTTACTTATTTTGGTACTTATCCCGGGCATTGGTAAATCGGTAAACGGAGCAAGACGCTGGATTCCGATGGTTTTATTCAATTTTCAGCCCGCGGAGTTTGCCAAATTAGCGCTAATCTGTTTCTTATCCGGTTATTTTACCCGTCGTTACGATGAAGTCCGCAGTAGAAAACTAAGTGCGGCAAAACCTTTAATTGTGATGGGGTTCCTCGGCACGTTTCTAATTCTTCAACCCGACTTAGGGAGCACGGTTGTACTCTTTGTGATTACCTTTGGTCTGTTGTTTGTAGTCGGCGCACATATCATGCAATTCTTGGTATTGGCGGCAACAGGCGGATTTCTTTTCGTGGTGTTGGTACTATCCTCGGCATATCGGATGAAACGTATTACGGGGTTTATGGACCCGTTCAAAGACCCTTACGGCACAGGCTTCCAGTTATCGAATTCTTTAATGGCATTTGGTCGCGGTGAATTTACCGGCGAGGGTTTGGGCAATTCAATTCAGAAATTGGAATATTTGCCTGAAGCCCATACGGACTTTGTTATGGCGGTAGTGGGCGAAGAATTCGGTTTTGCCGGCATAACCGTTATGATTATTTTATTGGCCTTATTAGTTTTCCGCGCTATGAAAATCGGGCGCGAATCATTACAGCTTGAGCAGCGTTTTAAAGGTTTCTTTGCTTTTGGTATCAGTTTTTGGATTTTCTTCCAAGGCTTCGTTAACCTGGGGATGTCTTTAGGCTTATTGCCTACAAAAGGGTTAACCTTTCCGCTGGTGAGTTACGGTGGCTCAAGTTTGGTTATTATGGCGATAAGTATCGCAATTCTATTACGGATTGATCATGAAAACCGCCTTATGCGCGGCGGGCATGCTCGATTAAAAGATGATTAA